The genome window TGCTTCAGTAGTAAGTTTTagatattttgaagaaaactgaaatCTCGAGTTTTCCAAGAAAACCAGAagtttttgtgtaattttagtgcaaaatctgaaaaccttataaaatttcaggctaAGCACAAAAAACTAGAAGCTTCTAgcgcaattttgaaaatcccgggttacggtagcgccaaaaggacgcaaacaccgactacagtacaccagaaacaccgaatttcacgcgattttcgatttttcagctgaaaactCACGGATATACAAAGTGAACAgcggagaattcaaatttaataatgGAAATTCAATCTAAtagtgtttgcgtatttttggggctacagtaacccaaaaaaaacaaattcaaattcaaaatcaagcTAGAGACTTCTAGTTTTCTGTGtttaagctgaaattttatgcaaaattcgaatttttgctttaaaaatttaaaaactatattttcagttCGGTGAATCGTGTGGAAAACTAATTGGCCGCTTCATCGCAGAGCTTCCACTTGCCACGTCACTAGTGATGGTTCCATTCtcatttttgtgcattttcctTGGaatcttttgtatttttggatATCAATTTAATATTGGTTATGgatttctgaaagttgaacGCAATAATCGTctgaaatcgattttcaaaccATCGGATACGGCGGGaaattcgtcaaaaaaattggagaaatgcatttcaaaaattgatttttgcgtGAAGAAAGTTAATGAAGGATATCAGAAAACAAttgagaagctgaaaaattgaaattcgattttttaaagaatattttatgggttttgtaaataaataaacggttctaatttcaattttctgttaaatgtatttttcaagcaaaattgGTGAATAGTTAGACAAGAGTAATAAGCCAAAGTAGATCCCGTTCTTGTGTAACTGGATTTCCAACAAGCTAATGTCTCAATGATAAGATAAAAGAACAGAGATTGATGGGGAGATCACTAAAGAGGCgctatttttattcaaaattgatctTCATTATAAAGTTTAAGACGACTTTCGTAGCTCATTTAAGCCttaatttgttgattttttagctGGTAAATATGTCTTCGGACCTTTTTGTGaaagaaaaacgttttcaaaggTGCATCCATTACTTatttcaagcaatttttaagcttaaaaaccACCTCATATTCGGTGCAAAAGGCtcaattggaagaaaattgtacttttttaTATGCCCcgatacaaaaaaatagttttggaaaattttcaaaaaaaattttttgaccaaaaatttggcTTCCACTGGACcgcaaaaattcagattttttgcaaaaaaataaaaatttccaaaaatcttccaCATTGTTTGTTTGACCCTAAATGctcacaaaaacaatttttaaccgCTCATAACCACTTTTAAGGCCATTTCCTTGACCTagaattcagcaaaaaaatgcactAGAGCACTTTCAGATGGCGCTTTCAGGGGTTCAGAGTTGAGTTccgccgctgaaatttttgtggtgatctagtctaaacataagctttcaaatgacatatGTCTTGATTTAAAGTCCGGGACTAGATtgacttcctttccttgtAAGCTACTTCCTACATCGCAGGCTTACCGTATCAAGAATTCGGacgaagaaaacaaaaaaaaaacacagaaattcgttgcattaaaataaatatcaatTATTTCTGATTGATCACTCTATCCTCTAGTAGGATATCAAAATTGCTCTTGAAATTGGATTAATATAAAAACTGATCATTGGTTTGAAGTCTTTAGATTATGAACGAAAACTTGAATATCGTACAAGACTGTGATCGGCAGGTGCCTCCGATAGATATTGATTCCATTTCTTGCGCAACTGGATTTTGATCCGAGGTTTGAGAAGAGattagttttatttcaaataatatcaCCCCATCACTTTTTGCTTTtaagattttatttcaaaatatctttaaaaaatgaatattttaactATATTTCTAATTATTCCATGTTTGCTGCATGCGAATGGTTCCGCCGGATGAAGCCTATATTCCGAGCACATTGGCTCCTAAGATGAGCACCCAAGCTCCTGAGGAAAGTACAATGGGTGTTGATACCACAATGGCCGGTGATAAAACAACTGaggtaaataatatttattgaaagatTCATAGTAATTTCCTGGGAAAtcctcaatttattttttaaaggaagtGATAGAAATGACAACACCCGCAATGGAGTCTTCAACCATGACAGgtgactttttttaaaaataaactaatattttaatttcagttggtttcagaaaaagaatgCCCGGTTAGTGCAGCCAAGTGTCCAGATTTGGCGACAGTGGTCAAAGGTGAGATTTGTGGCCCATACTGATAAAAATatcgatgaaaattgttttttttttttttgaaatgaaattcatGAACTTTTAGTTTCTAGCTTCTAAGATTCTAAGATAGTTTCTCAGAAGTTTCAGTTcgcaccaaatttttttcaatcttcatCACCGatgtacttttttttactGGAATTTCAGCTAGCGTGGTCATAATGACTGACTCGGGCGGCTGCATTGAGCTCTCGTGAAAGACTGGCGATAGTCCGGTTGCTATTGGCTCATTTGCGGAAAGTGAAATACCACCGCCTACCGAAGCTGACGTAGGACTTAAATTTGTAAGTGATATCAcgatttttccgtaaaaatgaaacttttacAGTCAATTTTACCCCCAGCTACACCGGAACAAATTGCACTCGGGTTAAATGCATTTTATGGGCTTGTATGTGATAGTAATAAATTGACGGCCACAGAGTATCCACGTGGAATTATCACTTATACCGGTTCCGGTACTCACGGAGCAGATGGATCATACAGAGGAAAGAGATCGGCTCTAAACGAACTCGCTTGCGATTGATATCTTAGATTAAATGAGGAAAACATGTGTATTGATAATTGGtgatattttaagtttttggaataaagTTAGAAGCGTCTCCCCTCGTTTTTGGTGGAattaaataaatgtattttgttggaaatttgtaattttttcaacatttttctaatttagtAGTAAATTAAGTAGTAAAAActctttttggttttgaatatgaaacgacaaaacgaaaaaagttatgtgaAATAATAAGACTAGAGAATCCAATGGGATCACTATAGTCCaatgtcgaaaaatgatttttgcaTTCTATAATATgtataaaaatgttatttgaGTGGAATTTAGCTTCAGCTCGATTTTTCAACCGCTAAGTTTTATAtcgaaaataatgaaaacaaaGCGATTTCAATGGGTCCAAACTATTCATTTCTTAATCTAAACTACGGCAATACGCCAGACAAGAGTGATAAGCCAGGGTAGATCCCGTTCTTGTGTAACTAGATTTCCAAGAAACCACTGTCACAGAGATAAGATAAACAGAGATTGACGGGGAGATCACAATAGAAACGCTATTCTTGTTTACAAATGATCCCCATGATAAAGTTCAAGACGACTATTAAGTCATaatactttgatttttttatctGTTAAATCTGAGCTACTTCCTACATCTCAGGCTTACCGTATCAAGAATTCGGGTTGAGATATCAAGAAACACAGAAATTCgttgtattaaaataaatatcaatTATTTCTGATTGATCTCTAGCaggattttgaaattggattAATATTTAACAAAACAGATCTTCGGTTTGAAGTCCTAAGACtatgaaaaaacttgaatatctTACAAGACTGTGGTAGGCAGGTGTCTCTGATACCGATACATTTCTCACGCAACTGGATTTTGATCCGAGGATTGAGAAGTGATCAGTCTCACTTCAAATAATATCACCATCACTTTTTGCTGTTGAGATTTTAATCCACAATAaccaaaaatgaatattttaacgTTATTTCTAATTATTCCATGCTTGATTGCAAAAACAGAATGTTGCATGCGAATGGTTCCGCCAGATGATGTATATATTCCGAGCACATTGGCTCCTGAAGAAAGTACAAAGAGCCCTGGAGAGATCACAATGGCTCCCGAGGAAAGTACATTGGCTCCGGAAGATACTACATTGATTGCCTCAGAGGAAATTTCCAGCACAACTTCCAATATGGAGACTGATACGACTGAGGTATTGctttataaattttcgaaaatttcaaaatttgtgagttTCCTTGACTTTTCCATCAAAACTTTCTGACTTTCAATAATTCACCCAAACCTCGAAATTAAAAGCTAATTCCTTCCAATCAGGAAATGACAACACCGACAACTATGACAACGGAGGAAACAACAACCCAGTCAGGTAAATTTCACTTGTTAcaaaatagattttccaaaatttccctTGCTTTCAGCACACGTTTGCCTCACTCGAACCAACTGTCCAGCTTTGTCCAGCCCTGTAATCTGGAGTGAGCTACTGTAGAAGGGCCGCACATTGCTAAAAAAAACCGAACCCACAAAAAAACTATCATAACTTTGACACCTGACAAgctacaaaaatgttaaacatATTCTCCAACTAAAATTTATGGCAATATAAATGTtaccagccgttcgcacgcgctaaagcgcgtgctccgactggcgtactcgaaattaaaatgaaattctagaaattttaagcGCTTCTCTGCAGATGGGacgttttttctcagttttccaGATGTTTTTAAAGCAACATGAATATTATATGACTAAGTGTTCAAGAGttacaactttaaaaaactctaGTTTCCTGGAACTACTTCTGAATTTCATGAACGTTTCTAGATATTCTTCATGTCATATGATCGTAtgaaatttttccttttatttacatttttaagttCATGGCATTTATACAACTTTTgatctttttaaaatattctagaaatttcagaaaattttagaacgcTCCACGaacttcttttcttttgaCTTTTCCAGAAGATCATTCCAgagttttgttgaattttttagaaagttctggaacatttcagacaattcttgaattttctatagCGAtttagaacattccagaattttcccgatttttctagaaagttctggaatattccagaattttctcgatttttctagaaagttctggaacgttccagaattttttcgaaaattccagaattttagaattttcagaaagtttgaatttcccaccaaaacatttttttcagaaaatttaaatatcccaccaaaatatttttcactaaaaatttgaatttcccgccaatttttttcactaaaaatttgaatttcccgccaatttttttcactaaaaatttgaatgtcccgccaaattttttcactaaaaatttgaatttcccgccaaaattttttcactaaaaatttgaatttcccgccaaaatatttttcactaaaaatttgaatttcccgccaatttttttcactaaaaatttgaatttcccgccaaaatatttttcactaaaaatttgaatttcccgccaatttttttcactaaaaatttgaatttcccgccaaaattttttcactaaaaatttgaatttcccgccaaaatatttttccactaaaaatttgaatttcctgccaaaattttttctctcctaca of Caenorhabditis elegans chromosome II contains these proteins:
- the F43C11.6 gene encoding MotA/TolQ/ExbB proton channel domain-containing protein (Confirmed by transcript evidence) is translated as MFLLDFLFLVSWILLLLGIFILTREAVFQWHKSENLSIFGAFLVTMIIFIEAILMLEEHKWKDDTLSNQLLRWMFGKAESTHWKWHVNPVTVPFSLLGRIIILCASVFGESCGKLIGRFIAELPLATSLVMVPFSFLCIFLGIFCIFGYQFNIGYGFLKVERNNRLKSIFKPSDTAGNSSKKLEKCISKIDFCVKKVNEGYQKTIEKLKN
- the F43C11.4 gene encoding DUF281 domain-containing protein (Confirmed by transcript evidence), translating into MNILTLFLIIPCLIAKTECCMRMVPPDDVYIPSTLAPEESTKSPGEITMAPEESTLAPEDTTLIASEEISSTTSNMETDTTEEMTTPTTMTTEETTTQSAHVCLTRTNCPALSSPVIWSQMMTVEENGCTEFVCPEDFVPRVVSTFSRSSIETPPGFTDFTSFIIQPPEPYDAGINTIDYFGIVCDGSLAVSQYPRGIMPLGGDVIGDDGSLDGLYSVATMITCV